The genomic stretch AGGGCGCAATGGAAGAAGCAGTTCGATATTCCCATGAACGCCATCAATTCGGCAATCCGATCTCTGCATTTCAAGCAGTCCAATTCATGCTTGCAGATATGGCGATCAAGGTTGAAGCTGCGCGTTCTCTCATCTATGCAACAGCCCGTATGATGGACTCTGGTGAAAAAAGATACAGTATGGAATCTGCAATGTGCAAAACCTTTGCGTCGGACATAGCAATGGAAGTGACCACCGATGCAGTGCAGGTGCTTGGTGGTTACGGTTACATGAAGGAATATCCTGTTGAAAAAATGATGCGTGATGCAAAAATAACTCAAATTTACGAAGGTACGAACCAGATACAAAGAATGGTCATCGCATCACATCTTCTTAAACAATACAAGTAAAGAGAATGTCTAATATCGAATTTCTAATTTCTAATTTCCAGTTTCCATTTTCAAATCTCTAATTTAATATGCCTAAGCTTCTTTTTCATATCTGCTGCGCACCGTGCTTTATCGCGCCATACGAACACCTCAAAAAGGAATTTGACATCACTGGCTTATGGTACAATCCTAATATTCAACCCTACCAGGAGTTTCAAAAACGATTAGAAGAAGTGGAGCGATTTGAAAATAATCACGACCTTCGTATAATCTACCACAAAGACTATCTCCTTGAAAAATGGCTTCGGAATGTTGTTTTCAGGGAGCATGAGCGATGCAGAATATGCTATCAGGACAGACTTGAACAAACTGCCAGATATGCGAAAAAAGGTAAATTCGATTATTTCACATCGACGCTTCTCTACAGCAAATTTCAGGATCATGAAGTCATGAAGAATATCGCAGAAACGCTTGCAAAAGAATATGGCGTGAAATTCCTGTATAGAGACCTCCGTGAATTCTGGAAAGAAGGTATCGAGCGTTCTAAAACTGAAGATATGTATCGTCAGAAATATTGCGGGTGTATTTACAGTGAAAAAGAACGATATTATCATCCTGATAAAAGAGTAAAACAAGATTCCGACCTTGTTTAAAGGAAAT from Candidatus Cloacimonadota bacterium encodes the following:
- a CDS encoding epoxyqueuosine reductase QueH; protein product: MPKLLFHICCAPCFIAPYEHLKKEFDITGLWYNPNIQPYQEFQKRLEEVERFENNHDLRIIYHKDYLLEKWLRNVVFREHERCRICYQDRLEQTARYAKKGKFDYFTSTLLYSKFQDHEVMKNIAETLAKEYGVKFLYRDLREFWKEGIERSKTEDMYRQKYCGCIYSEKERYYHPDKRVKQDSDLV